TTACAATGATATAGGCTGTCTGGAAAGGTGGTGTTTACATAGATAGCGGATTGAACGGGAGATATAAGATATCGCCTGGGGTCGCTAATTTATATCGTGGTTGTGAAAGATGCAGAAGTGTGGCGCCAACTTGGTTTTGTCGTTGGGAaaagtgaaagatgaaacaACATGTGTTATGGAGTTGTTAGTCGTAAGATTTTCAGTTCAACCAGGTCTATTACTCTTTATGTTGAATGTATGCGATACGAGTACAGCCAAACCACTAGACGGTGCACTAGACGGGTGGTGAAAGACAGCAGGAGGATAGATGGCGGCTGTTTTGCAGTCCACCCCTTGAAGATCGAACCAAACAAGCTAACACCATAATGGGCGGCCACCTCCGCTGGAGACGCGTAGTAGTCGGGTCCGAAATTCATTCATTCGcgaggtgaaggtggaggtcTGACCATAAACAAGAGTTTGGTCTTGCTTCATTCTTCTGCTCgtcctccatctcacctcGTCAATAGCTAAGCGGATCACCCACAATGCTGGAGACGATCGACTCCCTTCCACAGATTCTACATCCATGGCTCACCTGGTTATCTGCCCTGACCCTCGGTCAGATATGGAAAGCCGTATACAATCCTCCCAACAAGGTCAATCTCACCATCGCCTTCCTGGTTATATCTTATAGATTGCCTTCTTACCTTAAGCAATACAGGACATGGAGGGAGAGTAAGAGGGTGGTAGAATTTGAATGGGCAGTACCCAAGGTAGGTCGGCTGACTCTCAAAGGTAAAGCTGGCTTGTTCGACAGCTGACGATGTTATTACTCTAGGAAGCAGACAAAGAATGGAAAGGTCGAGTCATCGAGAACCCCTCATTGTTCGCTCATAAGCACGATGAGAGCTTGTTACCGCCCGAAAGTGGGAAGACGGGCGAGAAGAGGGACTATATAACTTGCTATGATCCTTCTACTGGGGTGAGTATATTGTTACCACCATTATCCTATGATCGACCtaaggatggggatgaaaGGCTGACTGTGATGATGCCCATAGTATCACCTCCTCACACTTCCCCTCCTATCCGCTTCGGAAGTATCcaaccaaatcatcaaagcGCACTCAGCTCAGAAGGGCTGGGCCCAAACAACGTTCGCTCAACGTATATCCTTCTTGAGAAGTTTGAAGGCGTGGGTTTTGAGGGATATGGAAGGTATAGTTAGAGTAGCGTGTAGAGATACGGGTAAAACTGGTGCGTATATTAGCTTCCTCATTGCAATTGAGCTCAAGCGGGGTATACTCGCAGAGGTCGATGCGGTGTTTGGAGAAATCCTTACTACACTATCGAAACTTGACTGGTAAATCAGCTATTCCTCTATTTACATCTCCTAGGAAATTTGAGTCTAGCTGATGCCTTTCAATGCAATAGGTTGATCAAGCACGGTGAAAAgaccatctcaccatctgCCAGACCCGGAAACTTGCTTCTCGCTCATAAGGtttccaaggtgagttgaacatCTCGCATACTCATCCATTTTAACGCTCGAAATGATCTTAGCTAACGGCCATATCTTACACAGGTCCACTACACCCCTCTCGGCACGGTCCTAGCCCTAGTCTCATGGAACTACTCCTTCCATAACCTGATCTCACCGATCCTCGCGGCCCTCTTCGCTGGAAATACGATCGTAGTGAAATGTTCAGAGCAAGTCGCATGGAGCAGTCTCTGGTTCGTAGGAGGGATCAAAGCTTGTCTGAGGGCTTGTGGActggatgaagatgtcgTTCAGCTTGTGGTTTGCTTGCCTGATGTGGCGGAGACGGTGACGAGGAATAGGTTGATCAAACATATCACTTGTGAGCTATCCGGTCTATTGGATTACTACATCGGGAACCAAAGAGCTGACATATCCGAAGTCATCGGCTCAGAGCCTGTCGGAAAGAAGGCAAGCTGTGTTTGGCGGAAAGATTATCGATGTTCAGCTGACCATTTGTGTCAGGTCGCACTGGCTGCCGCTGAGATCATGGTTCCGACCTGTATCGAGCTTGGAGGAAAGGATTGCGCATTTATCTTACCTGGGACAGATTTGGATTTCTTCTCCAGCACATGGATGAGGGGTGCTTTGTGAGCTCATATCTGTTTCGTTGATTGgacacatcagctgacatgtgtATTCTGTATCTTAGCCAGTCGGTAAGTCAGCTAACACATTCACGAACGTTTCAAACGGTACCCAAAGCTGATTCTGCCCATATCTGTAGGCCGGTCAAAACTGTATAGGTATCGAACTATTCCTAGTCCATCGATCCCAATACCCCCGCTTcgttgagatgatggaacCCCGAGTCAAAGCATTACGACCAGGTACAGATGTCGGATCACTCATCTCCCACTCTCCTATCGATAAATTGAcatccatcctatcctcAGCCCAAAAAAGCGGAGCGAAGATCTCGGCAGGTGGAAAACAGTATACGCATCCAACCTATCCCCGGGCGGCGTACTTTGAGCCTACTCTTGTAGTGAATGTGACAATGGATATGGAGATTGCCCAAGAGGAACTGTTCGCGCCTGTTATGACTGTCGTACCGTATGATGATATTGACGAAGCGGTCAGTTGGCTTAATGATAGTAGGTTTGGACTGGGTGCGGGGGTATATGGAAAGAATAGGGGGGAATGTAGGAGGGTTGCTGGGGCGTTGGAATGTGGGATGGTAGCTGTCAATGAGTGAGCTCTTTGTCTTAAATTAGCGTGTTCTGTCTGCAGATAGCTGACCGATTGCCTGTCTTTAGCTTCGGTGTATTCTACTTGAATCAGGCAATGCCATTTGGTGGAGTCAAGGCATCAGGACATGGTAGATTTGGTGAGACAAAGCCTTATATCACATCTTCCGTTAGAAAAAAAATACTAATGTGGTTTACAAAATGGTATAGGTGGCGAAGAAGGTCTCAGATCCCTATGTTCTGTCAAATCCATAACGGAAGATAGGTTCTTTTCATACATTAGAACCAGTATACCTCCCCCTgttggtgagtcatctgAAAGACGCACTTCGTCAAGATATGACCATGCAGCTGACAAACCATGTAGATTTCCCGATACCGGAACCGAAGAGAGCTTGGGGGTTCTTGGTGGGTCTGGTGAATTTGGCTTATGCTAGGACAGTTTGGGGGAGGGCGAAGGGTCTAGGAGGATTGTTGAAAGGATTGATGTAATCATATACCCATGCACATGCACATGTACGAGGAAGGGCCTAAGGGTTTTGCAGTCTCGACCGtgacaagacaagacacAGTACCTGACTCGATTGGACAAAGGGGTTTGGCATTGAGAAGAGATGCTTAGCTAAGACGACGAGTGATGTATGACGGCCTCGTCCGTCGTCGTCGGAAAGTCCCCTTGCAGTTGAGATAATTGAGATAAGATCTCGCACCGTGTTCTAGCCAATACTGTAATTCTACAACCTAGGAGAGGACAGAATCCAGTTGTTCTACTGGATCTAGACTGTTGGactcatcttccctttcatcttACGACACTCGTCCCATTCTAGACCTACAGTATCGATTCGACATTCACCAGTATTCAGTATTCAGTAAATCACTCGTCTAGCAAGGTTCTCGACGATTTCAGTTCcagaagagatggaaggcATGTCTTTCCTTTCAATAGACATAGACGAGAATAGTCTTCGCGAGGTAAATACACAAGCGAAACAACGTAAAAAGAGGTACTGTATAAATACCCACACACCCTGCGAGCGGATACGGTACAGCACTTCCAGGCTCACCTTTTAGCATACCATACCTCATACTGGGATACAGTACATCAGATTTGAACTTAACAATGACCGACAACGAGACTGAGACTGAAATTTCTACTACTCCTCCCACTATTGATCACTCACTGACCACCGGGATGGTGATGTCAGCAGTAGAATTGGAGATCAAGTACGATCGTGAGTCCCAGTCCCATTTCCCTTGTGCTCGATATATCGAACAGACCGTATCGTACCGTCCAGTACAGAGGGCCCACCCCCGGACTGACGATCATCTGGACCTGAACCTGACTAGGTCAATGAACGCGGATCCcgatgagaatggaaagaaGTATGGAAGAAGACCTCTGCTTCTTGCATCTTCGAACCCGTCGGAaattggtggaggagggaacTCGGTCCTGTCTCAAGTCTGTGGGAGAAAAGCCAAAGGAGATGAGTAGGTGTCTGCAACGCTGCTGTACATCGGCTGCAAAATCGGTAGGCAGAGTGATTTTGCCACCGGTGCACGACGAGAAAAAAATGAGGAGTGAGTGTTAgtgttgttgatggatgttgagatgTAGTTACTCGATAGTGATGCATGCAACTATCCTTGATGAGAAATTCAATCCATTCCTTTTCACCCAGTTTGTTTATGGAAGGACGATATATTTCTGGAGATGTTCTGGGATGTGAGAGTCGAGGCCCTTGGATTCGAGCCATACCCTTGAGAAGAGACGGGCTTGGTATCTAAACAGGGTGAAGTAGTCAGCTTTCTGCTCATCTACCTGTTTCACAGATCATTTTCTCCTTTTTCGATCCCGTCTCAACTTGGCCTCCTCCCCATCACgcctcgatcttctctccttccctccttgatctcctcttcgtttctccttgatctcaaGTCCGTccctcctcgatcttctcccttgTCTCCTCTCTTTTGGACTGCTCCTTCTCGCCAAGGCGAAATCTGCTCCCCATCCgtttctctcttcctttcatccccGTCCGCTCCAGCTCTGTGTGGCACTCGtctccatctctcttcctgtGCCTCCCTTGTCTCTCTGCTGCGGttcccccccccccccctcccccttccctcctcccctcctgaCGAACATCTTCccccatcccccctcctGACTTTCTCTTGAAGATAACATCCCGCCTCCGTTGTTTACCCCTTCTCCATTCCCCCCATCCCGACCCCAAGTATGATAGAGAGAGAATACCGCTATTTTAACGTCTTTCCCCTTCAATCCACTCCCCCTCTTTCAAGGAATCAGAGATACTCACCGATAAGCACCATCACAAAGCACCGTAACAACCGTACTTCccttacccttcttcttggccaaTTCCGTCGCAGCCCATACGTTCAGAGCACTCGACGCGCCGACGTAGAGACCTTCTTCGTGGAGTAATCTGTAGACCATGTTGATGGATGCTGAGTCGGGGACGTGGATGGCTCcggagaggagagagaggtcGGGTTGGAGGTTGGAGGTCACTCGACCTTGTCCAATACCTGCGATAGGGAGTTCATCAGACTATCATTCTCTCAAGAAAACCCAGGGATACGCTGAGAAATGGCGACACTAAAGCGAAAGGAGCAATTACTCACCCTCAGTGATCGATCCATTTCCAACCCTCTcgatcttcccattctccaccaAATTGTAAAGCACACTTCCAGGAGGGTCAGCCAACCAAGCTTCCACCTTTCCATTCGACTTCTCAGTCAAGTATCTAGCCACACCAGCTAAGGTTCCACCAGTACCGGTAGAACAGATGAAGGCATCCAATTTCCCACCGTTTGTCTGTTCCCATATCTCTGGTCCGGTGGTGAGGATATGGGCATTTCGGTTCGCGGTATTGTCGAATTGGTTGGTCCAGACGGCGTTGTCTAGGGATTCGGCGTATCGCTTGGCTTGATGGTTATAGTTTTGGGGGTTGTCGAAAGCGACGGCTACGTCATTGAAAAGGGGGTTAGCATGCGTTGACCTATATGACAATGTtgagttgaggttgggaaTGTAGGGGGAagagtcaactcaccaggaACAGGTCTGACGTCCGCACCCAGCATTCTCAAcagatcgatcttctcttgaCTTTGAGTATCAGGCATGTAAATCACACATTGATATCCCTTTGATCGACAGACGTGCGCCAGTCCTATACCTGTGTTTCCTGCAGTCCCTTCCACAACGGTACCACCTGGTCTGATCAATCCTTTCTCCTCAGCATCCTTGACGAGGTAGAGAGCCGCTCGGTCTTTGATTGATCCTCCGGGTGACATGAATTCAGCTTTGGCGAGGATGTTGGAGCCGGTCTCTTCGGAGAGTCGGTTGAGTCGGATCTGAAGCAAGGCACACATATCAGTTGTATATACAAGGGCTGACATGAGTGAGAGGCGATAATGACCCACCAAAGGAGTGTTTCCTACGGCACCTACGaacccctcaacctcccttccatATCCTGTGACAGAGGTAGCATAAGCCCTTCGGGCGAATGGTCGTGCGACTGCGGTGGGTCGGAACATCCGAGCAGATAGGGCAGCTACCATTTTCGGTCTGGTCTTCTTCAGATGGTACTTTTGGTTTCAGCTATAAGACGAACAGTAGGATATATACAGACAGATGGATTATCAATACACTATCAACACTGCAGTGATGATCTCGGCAATTGGATGAAAATGCATCAGTTTGATATTTTGGGAATACTAATGATCCTATGGTGATGGTCGTCACCCACCATACAAATTCAATCACGTCAGTCAGGCACAGACTCATTTATCTGGAATACCTAGCTATATCACGTGACATCCCCACACCCACCAAAAGGAGATCGATGCTCTCTCCGTCATGTTCCTCTGTTGCTTCGAGATTTCGGTGGGTGAGTGAGTGCACATGAATCACGCTTGCAACCACTGTCTTTATCCATGCCTATAGCGAACACTGCTGTCCTCAATCTTCTACGCTCACCGACCTCAGTAAAAAGGGGGGCCATAAGGCAGCTCGATCTGTCTACATCAAGTTTGTCTCTTCATGATGAGCTCGATGAATCGTGTAAGTAGGCCATGTGCCGCTTGTCTTCGCCGACTTCGAGCATCCCAATCGATAATACCTTCGACCAGTGCTGTACCATTGTCAAGTAATGTGCCAAGAAGCCTGTTCCGTTCAGCGAGGAGCACAAGCTATACTAAGGCTCGAGTCACCACCCGGACTTTCACCACAAGTCCACGGACAGCGGCCAGAGCTACAGATATCACCTCGAAGAAACGGTCATTGGAAATGGGCGAATTCCCTCCGGAGCGTATACGGTAAGCTAGCGAATATGTAACATGAAGACAGTCAGCTGACCAGAATTGTAGGAATCTATCCATCATAGCTCATATAGATCACGGTAAATCCACCTTGGCAGATCGTTTActacaggtgagctggacGATTAGCTGCTTGCGCGATTTTAGCTAACATGAATTATAGATGACAGGGACTGTGCCGCCATCTTCCAACCCGCAATTTCTTGATAAGCTCAAAGtagaaagggaaagaggaatcaCAGTGAAAGCTCAGACGGTATCGATAATACATACACATACCGATGGTCAGAAATACCTGATCAATCTTATTGATACGCCTGGCCATGTAGATTTCAGTTATGAGGTATCTAGGAGTCTGGGCGCTTGTGAGGGTGGTTTGTTGTTGGTAGATTGTTCACGTAAGTCTGGTTGGATTCTCTCTCGTCCTCTTTCCCAGTACAAACATGTGCTGATAGTAATGTCTCTGGGGACTTAGAGGGCATTCAGGCTCAAACATTATCAGTTTTCCATCATGCCTTAGAGGCCAATCTCAAATTACTACCGGTCATCAACAAAGTAGACTTACCTCATGCATCGCCGGAGGAAACAAGCGAAGAGATCGAAACTTCCTTGGGATTACCTATAAAAGATCACATGCGTATAAGTGCGAAATCAGGCTTGGGCGTAGAGAACGTTCTGAACAACGTAATTGATAATCTACCCTCACCCAAGAATTGggtggacgatgatggcAAATTGAGAGGATTGATCTTTGATACGTTGTAAGTTTGTGTCTTTCTCACAATCCCTGGGGAAACCGAGCTTACACAAATCACCTGATCGAACAGCTATGACCAGTTCCGCGGGGTCGTTTCGCTCGTTCGTATATTCTCTGGAACACTCAAGAAAGGAGATAAAGTGAGATTCCTCCAGGCTGGGAAGCGGTACGAGATATTGGAAGTGGGTATCAATAATCCGGAAGAAGTAGTGGTAGATCAGTTGAAAGATGGACAAGtagggtgagttgggtcttTGTGCTTACTGCATCAATAACGATAACTTACGATTTCTTTGCATGCAGATATATCGTGTGTAATATGAAGAACTCTGAAGAAGGTAAGCTCATTCGTAGTCGATAGCGACCTAGAGGCTGATGAATTTGATAGCATTTATCGGAGATACGATATGCTGGGCAGATAAACCGGTCGAACCCCTTCCCGGATTCAAGCCTATGAAAGCTATGGTTAGTTGACAGACTGGCGTATATCGCATCGTTGAAAGCTGACACTCGGCTAGGTGTATGCCGGAGTATTCCCGATGGACAGTTCGGATTTCCCAAAACTCGAAGAATCGATAGAACGAGTGAGCTGTCTTTGCATTAGCAATGTGAATCTAGCTGACTTGTCTGGCAGCTCACACTCAACGATCGCAGTGGTAAGCTGCCTCATTCTCTTCCGATGAAGAGCATTGAACTAATCTCACGTAGTATCTATACAACGGGAGTCCTCTGCTGCGCTGAGTCAAGGGTTCCGATTGGGATTCCTGGGTACACTGCACATGGACGTTTTGTGAGCTTCGCCGAGCACCTTGTCGTGACGTTGAAGCTTATAAACATTAATAGTAAACAACGTCTTGAAGATGAGTATTCCTCGGAAGTGATTGTGACGGCTCCAACTGTACCCTacaaaggtgagctgagagTCAACATCAGGACAGgaacaatcagctgacatcgtCCCAGTGGTTTACTTGAACGGTACCGAGGAATACGTCTCGAATCCTGTCGATTTCCCAGAAGTAGGGGACTCGAAATTGCGAGTGAGGCATATCGAGGAGCCAATGAGTAAGTCTGCTGTTTGATGTTCTCCTCTAGCATTCAGCTGATCTTGTGGATAGTCAACGCTACTATCTTCGTACCTAATGGTGAGTTGCCATTTCTCATCCTTGCATAGCTCTCTTTTACTCTCCTGTTTCTTCGGATAAACTCATACATTCCATGGCTTTCATTTTCGAAGCTGACTTTGGTATGTACAGAATACATCGGAGAGATGATGGACCTGTGTTCGCGCTATCGAGGAGTTCAGCAAGAATATCGAATTCTCGAGAACTCAGATAGAGCGATCTTGAGGTATTCTCTACCATTAGCAGAGATCGTTACGGATTTCTTCTCGGAGCTGAAAAGCTCGAGCTCAGGATTCGCTAGTTTCGATTATGAAGAAGCGGGATATCAGCAGTCTAATCTGGTCAAAGTGAGCTTACTATCCCACGTGACTATTGAAGTTAGCTGACAGCATACTTTGTTACAGCTGAATATACTGATCAACGGGAAACCTGTCGATGCGCTTGCGATGATCGTACATAAGTTTGCTGCTCAGAATGTCGGGAAAGCTTGGGTGAAGAAACTCAGTACGTGCGGTCCAACAGTTGTCAAGACAGCGCGCTGACATTGTGAGTGTAGAGGAGGTAGTGCCTCGTCAACAGTTCGAGCTATCTCTGCAAGCTGCTGTCGGCGCTAAGGTCATAGCTAGAGAGAACGTCTCTGCCTTCCGAAAAGATGTCACCGCAGGGTTATATGGGGGTGTGTCACTTGATGTGTCTTCATTTGGGATTAtcgaagctgacatatctATGGTACAACTTGCAGGTCACTACGATCGAAAGCTCAAGCACCTCAACAAGCAGAAAGAAGGCAAAAAGCGACTGAAGAAGCTTGCGGGGAATATCGAGATACCTCAAACTGCATTCTTCCAAGTTCTATCTTCTAGACCACGATCACTACACACCTCAGCTCGAGCTCCATCATTGGCTTTCACCTCATGTTCTCCCAGCATACCATTCCCACCAGGGCTATCTCCAAACAGCCCCATGCTGACATCCttctcgtcatcttcctttccatGGCAATCAACCAATGACCCCATCACTCGAAATCTCCCAGAACCTGAACCCGAATCTCCCACCCTACCACCCCAAACCACTTCTGCACTCGCGCCTATAGGTCGATCTCCCATTTCACCTCCTGATCGCTCATCCAAGCTTTCCCTGATCGGTCGAATgacttcatcccctccaccgGCAGATGCTACCTCTTCCAAACTATCAGAAGCCTTCCAGGACTTGTACGCTTCGACACCCGACTCACACGTGTTTACTCCTGGGGAGATCCTTGAAATTATCACAGCCCTTCTTGCACTTCagaagagggaaggtggGGATCGTAGATTGTTCGCAGAGCAGTTGAACCCATTGTTcagggagttggaggatatcgTAGGAGATAAGTTCAATGCGCTGAAG
The sequence above is a segment of the Kwoniella bestiolae CBS 10118 chromosome 8, complete sequence genome. Coding sequences within it:
- a CDS encoding cysteine synthase gives rise to the protein MVAALSARMFRPTAVARPFARRAYATSVTGYGREVEGFVGAVGNTPLIRLNRLSEETGSNILAKAEFMSPGGSIKDRAALYLVKDAEEKGLIRPGGTVVEGTAGNTGIGLAHVCRSKGYQCVIYMPDTQSQEKIDLLRMLGADVRPVPAVAFDNPQNYNHQAKRYAESLDNAVWTNQFDNTANRNAHILTTGPEIWEQTNGGKLDAFICSTGTGGTLAGVARYLTEKSNGKVEAWLADPPGSVLYNLVENGKIERVGNGSITEGIGQGRVTSNLQPDLSLLSGAIHVPDSASINMVYRLLHEEGLYVGASSALNVWAATELAKKKGKGSTVVTVLCDGAYRYQARLFSRVWLESKGLDSHIPEHLQKYIVLP
- a CDS encoding GTP-binding protein LepA, giving the protein MGEFPPERIRNLSIIAHIDHGKSTLADRLLQMTGTVPPSSNPQFLDKLKVERERGITVKAQTVSIIHTHTDGQKYLINLIDTPGHVDFSYEVSRSLGACEGGLLLVDCSQGIQAQTLSVFHHALEANLKLLPVINKVDLPHASPEETSEEIETSLGLPIKDHMRISAKSGLGVENVLNNVIDNLPSPKNWVDDDGKLRGLIFDTFYDQFRGVVSLVRIFSGTLKKGDKVRFLQAGKRYEILEVGINNPEEVVVDQLKDGQVGYIVCNMKNSEEAFIGDTICWADKPVEPLPGFKPMKAMVYAGVFPMDSSDFPKLEESIERLTLNDRSVSIQRESSAALSQGFRLGFLGTLHMDVFKQRLEDEYSSEVIVTAPTVPYKVVYLNGTEEYVSNPVDFPEVGDSKLRVRHIEEPMINATIFVPNEYIGEMMDLCSRYRGVQQEYRILENSDRAILRYSLPLAEIVTDFFSELKSSSSGFASFDYEEAGYQQSNLVKLNILINGKPVDALAMIVHKFAAQNVGKAWVKKLKEVVPRQQFELSLQAAVGAKVIARENVSAFRKDVTAGLYGGHYDRKLKHLNKQKEGKKRLKKLAGNIEIPQTAFFQVLSSRPRSLHTSARAPSLAFTSCSPSIPFPPGLSPNSPMLTSFSSSSFPWQSTNDPITRNLPEPEPESPTLPPQTTSALAPIGRSPISPPDRSSKLSLIGRMTSSPPPADATSSKLSEAFQDLYASTPDSHVFTPGEILEIITALLALQKREGGDRRLFAEQLNPLFRELEDIVGDKFNALKGMELSILSSTSRLERKVQTKDILDAEKAFREVFPRIPDANDAKGLKRWKKGINHLMYLCALAGHQSRLQDWWDKLERNGLSPDSYSHLTRCILADKLGRLEDIPGILDQAFSQDGSEMSEEDKSVLVNFGIHAFARGPSGNSESEDGYLASAIETYSKIVEMDQGDHQNLLGSTTSHGTTTSNPNPIIPIPSNLKPTQQLFGPLLFALVTRGNLIGSLTVFKHIFQNGCTPSIKDYITLFKGFAMYGQSTPPAYGGGEAYRVFGINSFSGYDRKMERESFQDIWERGSSFSEERYEARPPKMEGKGSEWNLENLKEIYLSFLSLTPPSSLAGSNRGINKKQFWIILKSFARTSGGDLDVIEKVWREVEGKFGEGNEQGWVGWRVDNRLIWARRTLFGEEK